The proteins below come from a single Plasmodium sp. gorilla clade G2 genome assembly, chromosome: 13 genomic window:
- a CDS encoding RuvB-like helicase 3 yields the protein MKLEEVKDIQKIERIGAHSHIRGLGLNDCLDARYCSEGMIGQMSARKAAGIVLRMIKEGRISGRAILLAGQPGTGKTAIAMGIAKALGEDTPFTHISGSEVYSLEMSKTEALTQAFRRSIGVRVKEESEVIEGEVVEIEIEKFNERDINNKNKKLGKMILKTTEMETLYDLGSKMIEALQKENITAGDVICIDKGTGKITKIGKSFARSKDYDAMDPNTLFVQCPEGELQKRKEVVHTVTLHDIDAINSRTQGFLALFSGDTGEIKNEIREHIDMKINEWQEDEKAEIVPGVLFIDEVHMLDIECFSYLNRALESEQSPIVIMATNRGITHIRGTDYKAPHGIPLDLLDRTLIIPTYPYKHQDILKILEQRAEEEDVDIDEYAKELLCKIASESSLRYALHLITLANLVSKKRKATEVTVQDVRRVYNLFIDVKRSTQYLIEYQNEFMFSELPKEDQSIKEEDSSEEKRELHEKNSENSSTSN from the coding sequence ATGAAGCTCGAAGAAGTGAAagatattcaaaaaatagaAAGAATTGGAGCACATTCTCACATTCGAGGGTTAGGACTAAATGATTGTTTAGATGCTAGATATTGTTCTGAAGGTATGATTGGACAAATGAGTGCTCGTAAAGCTGCTGGTATTGTCTTGAGAATGATTAAAGAAGGAAGAATAAGTGGAAGAGCTATTTTATTAGCTGGTCAACCAGGTACTGGAAAAACAGCCATTGCTATGGGTATTGCAAAAGCTTTAGGTGAAGATACTCCTTTTACTCATATTTCTGGTTCAGAAGTATATTCTTTAGAAATGAGCAAAACAGAAGCATTGACACAAGCTTTTAGAAGATCTATTGGTGTAAGAGTAAAAGAAGAATCAGAAGTAATAGAAGGAGAAGTTGTTGAAATTGAAATAGAGAAATTTAATGAAagagatataaataataaaaataaaaaattaggaaaaatgatattaaaaaCAACTGAAATGGAAACATTATATGATTTAGGTAGTAAAATGATAGAAGCTttacaaaaagaaaatattactGCAGGAGATGTTATTTGTATTGATAAAGGTACAGGTAAAATTACTAAAATTGGAAAATCATTTGCTAGATCTAAAGATTATGATGCAATGGATCCAAATACACTTTTTGTTCAATGTCCTGAAGGAGaattacaaaaaagaaaagaagtAGTACATACTGTTACCTTACATGATATTGATGCCATTAATAGTAGAACTCAAGGGTTCTTGGCTTTATTTTCTGGAGATACaggtgaaataaaaaatgaaatcaGAGAACATATTGATATGAAAATTAATGAATGGCAAGAAGATGAAAAAGCAGAAATTGTACCAGGTGTCTTATTCATAGATGAAGTTCATATGCTAGATATTGAATgcttttcatatttaaataGAGCTTTAGAAAGTGAACAATCACCTATAGTCATTATGGCAACAAATAGAGGTATTACACATATAAGAGGAACTGATTATAAAGCTCCTCATGGTATTCCTTTAGATCTATTAGATAGAACACTTATTATTCCAACCTATCCATATAAACATCAAGATATACTTAAAATTTTAGAACAAAGAGCAGAAGAAGAAGATGTTGATATTGATGAATATgcaaaagaattattatgcAAAATTGCATCCGAATCCTCCTTAAGATATGCTTTACATTTAATTACATTAGCAAATTTAGTATCAAAAAAACGTAAAGCAACAGAAGTTACTGTTCAGGATGTTAGACGTGTATATAACTTATTTATTGATGTTAAAAGAAGTACACAATATCTAATTGAATACCAAAATGAATTCATGTTCTCTGAATTACCTAAAGAAGATCAGTCCATAAAGGAAGAAGATTCTTCTGAAGAAAAAAGAGAACTTCATGAAAAAAATTCGGAAAATTCAAGTACAAGTAATTAA
- a CDS encoding 14-3-3 protein, with translation MNQYIDKDISISNKEELIYYIKILNNLGSYDETVTLIKSVNVENYNLNYTESLSVGFAFKNALNVKRKEKTILENIITDEKSSESEKNCAQLLKSKLNTDIRSIEKNTYAVLKNKCISRTTEDKILMFYWHILGDMSRYCADTFHGIDKEKMHEKSMKSYSYALHYANKMKMPPSSPKMLELLVSWTVLHKDMNKDINYSIELAAQAFRNAIQNMHLLENDDECSKTIRILGILRDNINKWCQISGRKNVNALFEINGENLDKYKDIMNSTQT, from the exons ATGAATCAATATATTGATAAAGATATTTCAATTTCAAATAAGGAGGAACTTATAtactatataaaaatattaaataaccTTGGATCATATGatg AAACAGTTACACTTATTAAATCTGTAAATGTAGAGAATTACAATTTAAACTACACAGAATCTCTTTCAGtg gGATTCGCTTTCAAGAATGCTTTAAAtgttaaaagaaaagaaaaaacgattcttgaaaatattataacagATGAAAAATCTAGCGAAAGTGAAAAAAATTGTGCCCAATTACTCAAGTCAAAATTAAATACAGATATAAGAAGcattgaaaaaaatacatatgcagtcctaaaaaataaatgcaTTTCTAGAACAACTGAAGAT aaAATCTTAATGTTCTATTGGCATATACTTGGTGATATGTCAAGATATTGTGCAGATACATTTCATGGTATCGATAAAGAGAAAATGCATGAAAAAAGTATGAAGTCTTATTCTTATGCCTTACATTATgcaaacaaaatgaaaatgcCCCCTTCCAGTCCAAAAATGTTAGAGCTATTAGTTAGTTGGACAg tcTTACATAAAGATATGAATAAAGATATTAATTATTCCATAGAGTTAGCAGCACAAGCATTTAGAAATGCCATTCAGAATATGCACCTCCTAga gAATGATGACGAATGCTCCAAAACAATTCGCATATTAGGCATATTAAGGGATAACATAAACAAGTGGTGTCaaa tTAGTGGACGAAAGAATGTAAATGCTCTATTCGAAATAAATGGAGAAAACTtggataaatataaagacaTTATGAATAGTACtcaaacataa